From Ictidomys tridecemlineatus isolate mIctTri1 chromosome 2, mIctTri1.hap1, whole genome shotgun sequence, the proteins below share one genomic window:
- the Plbd2 gene encoding putative phospholipase B-like 2 has product MYGSPGGRLARALTRALALALVLALLVGLFLSGLTGAIPVPGDRWKHHRPAPPASRSRSVLLDSASGQLRLVDGRHPEAVAWANLTNAIHETGWAFLELGTSGSYNDSLQAYAAGVVEASVSEELIYMHWMNTVVNYCGPFEYEVGYCEKLKHFLEANLEWMQREMQWDQDSGYWHQVRLTLLQLKGLEDSYEGRVSFPTGKFTIKPLGFLLLQISGDLEDLEPALNKTRTRAVLGSGSCSALIKLLPGQRDLLVAHNTWNSYQHMLRIIKKYTFQFREGPHEDALLVPGNQMVFSSYPGTIFSCDDFYILGSQLVALETTIGNRNAALWKYVQPEGCVLEWIRNLVANRLALDGAIWTDVFKRFNSGTYNNQWMIVDYKAFVPGQTSPGGRVLTVLEQLPGLVVVADKTSDLYEMTYWASYNIPAFETVFNASGLQALVAQYGNWFSYDKNPRAQIFQRNQSLVRDMDSMIRLMRYNNFLHDPLSLCEACSPQPNGENAISARSDLNPANGSYPFQALHQRLHGGIDVKVTNMSLVKVLGLLAASGPTWDQVPPFQWSTSPFSDKLHMGHPDLWKFPPLKVSWG; this is encoded by the exons ATGTACGGGTCCCCCGGCGGCCGCCTAGCCCGGGCGCTGACGCGGGCCCTGGCGCTGGCCCTGGTGCTGGCTTTGCTGGTCGGGCTGTTCCTGAGCGGCCTGACGGGCGCGATCCCGGTCCCGGGGGACCGCTGGAAGCACCATAGACCGGCACCACCCGCCTCCCGCAGCCGCTCGGTGCTTCTGGACTCCGCGTCGGGCCAGCTGCGCCTGGTGGACGGTCGCCACCCCGAGGCCGTGGCCTGGGCCAACCTCACCAACGCCATCCACGAGACCGG GTGGGCCTTCCTGGAGCTGGGCACAAGTGGCAGCTACAATGACAGCCTGCAGGCCTATGCGGCCGGCGTGGTGGAGGCCTCCGTGTCCGAGGAG CTCATCTACATGCACTGGATGAACACCGTGGTCAACTACTGCGGCCCCTTCGAGTACGAGGTCGGCTACTGCGAGAAGCTCAAGCACTTCCTGGAGGCCAACCTCGAGTGGATGCAGCGGGAGATGCAGTGGGACCAGGACTCCGGGTACTGGCACCAG GTGCGGCTGACCTTGCTGCAGCTGAAGGGCCTGGAGGACAGCTATGAAGGCCGTGTGTCCTTCCCAACTGGGAAGTTCACCATCAAGCCCCTGGGGTTCCT CCTGTTGCAGATCTCTGGGGACCTGGAAGATCTAGAGCCCGCCCTGAACAAGACCAGGACCAGGGCCGTCCTTGGCTCAGGGTCCTGCTCTGCCCTCATCAAGCTGCTGCCCGGCCAGCGTGACCTCCTGGTAGCCCACAACACCTGGAACTCCTACCAGCACATGCTACGCATCATCAAGAAGTACACGTTCCAGTTCCGGGAGGGCCCCCACG AGGACGCCCTCCTGGTTCCTGGGAATCAGATGGTCTTCTCATCCTACCCCGGCACTATCTTCTCCTGTGACGACTTCTACATCCTGGGCAGCCAGCTG GTGGCGCTGGAGACCACCATCGGCAACAGGAACGCAGCCCTGTGGAAGTATGTGCAGCCCGAGGGCTGCGTGCTGGAGTGGATCCGCAACCTGGTGGCCAACCGCCTGGCCCTGGACGGAGCCATCTGGACAGACGTCTTCAAGAGGTTCAACAGTGGCAC GTACAACAACCAGTGGATGATCGTGGACTACAAGGCCTTTGTCCCCGGACAGACCAGCCCAGGGGGCAGGGTGCTCACGGTCCTGGAGCAGCTCCC GGGCCTGGTGGTGGTGGCTGACAAGACCTCGGACCTCTACGAAATGACCTACTGGGCCAGCTACAACATCCC GGCCTTTGAGACAGTGTTCAATGCCAGTGGGCTGCAGGCGCTGGTGGCCCAGTACGGGAACTGGTTTTCCTATGACAAGAACCCCCGCGCCCAGATCTTCCAGCGGAACCAGTCCCTGGTGAGGGACATGGACTCTATGATCCGGCTGATGAG GTACAACAACTTCCTGCACGACCCCCTCTCGCTGTGTGAGGCCTGCAGCCCCCAGCCCAACGGGGAGAACGCCATCTCCGCCCGCTCCGACCTCAACCCCGCCAACGGCTCCTATCCATTCCAGGCCCTGCACCAGCGCTTGCACGGGGGCATCGACGTGAAG GTGACCAACATGTCCCTGGTGAAGGTGCTGGGCCTGCTGGCCGCCAGCGGGCCCACGTGGGACCAGGTGCCGCCCTTCCAGTGGAGCACCTCACCCTTCAGTGACAAGCTGCACATGGGCCACCCTGACCTCTGGAAGTTCCCGCCCCTGAAGGTCTCCTGGGGCTGA
- the Sds gene encoding L-serine dehydratase/L-threonine deaminase — MASGETLHVKTPIRDSMALSKVAGTSVYLKMDSAQPSGSFKIRGIGHLCKTWAEQGCEHFVCSSAGNAGMAAAYAARKLGIPATIVVPSTTPALTVERLKGEGAMVEVVGEALDEAFEMAKALAKNNPGWVYVPPFDDPLIWEGHTSLIRELKESLGTKPGAIALSVGGGGLLCGVVQGLQEVGWGDVPVIAMETMGAHSFHAATTAGKLVSLPRITSVAKALGVNTVSAQALKLFREHPIFSEVVSDQEAVAAIEKFVDDEKILVEPACGAALAAVYSHVVKKLQGEGKLRAPLPNLVVIVCGGSNISLAQLCSLKEQLGMKNGLPK; from the exons ATGGCGTCTGGAGAGACCCTGCACGTGAAGACACCCATCCGGGACAGCATGGCCCTGTCCAAAGTGGCCGGCACCAGCGTCTATCTCAAGATGGACAGTGCCCAACCCTCTGGCTCCTTCAAGATCCGGGGCATCGGGCACCTCTGCAAGACG TGGGCTGAGCAAGGCTGTGAGCATTTTGTGTGCTCCTCTG CGGGCAATGCAGGCATGGCGGCCGCGTACGCCGCCAGGAAGCTGGGCATCCCGGCCACCATCGTCGTGCCCAGCACCACACCGGCTCTCACTGTGGAGCGGCTCAAGGGGGAAGGCGccatggtggaggtggtgggcgAG GCGCTGGACGAGGCCTTCGAGATGGCCAAGGCGCTGGCCAAGAACAACCCCGGCTGGGTCTACGTCCCGCCCTTCGATGACCCCCTCATCTG GGAAGGCCACACCTCCCTCATCAGAGAGCTGAAGGAAAGCCTGGGCACCAAGCCGGGCGCCATCGCGCTGTCCGTGGGCGGCGGGGGCCTGCTGTGCGGAGTGGTCCaggggctgcaggaggtgggctgGGGGGACGTGCCTGTCATCGCCATGGAGACCATGGGTGCCCACAGCTTCCATGCCGCCACCACCGCGGGCAAGCTGGTCTCCCTGCCCAGGATCACCAG CGTTGCCAAGGCTCTGGGTGTGAACACGGTGAGCGCGCAGGCCCTGAAGCTGTTTCGGGAGCACCCCATCTTCTCTGAAGTGGTCTCGGACCAGGAGGCTGTGGCCGCCATCGAGAAGTTTGTGG ATGACGAGAAGATCCTGGTGGAACCGGCCTGCGGGGCAGCCCTGGCCGCCGTCTACAGCCACGTGGTCAAGAAACtgcagggggaggggaagctgCGCGCCCCGCTGCCCAACCTGGTGGTCATCGTCTGTGGGGGCAGCAACATCAGCCTGGCCCAGCTGTGCTCCCTCAAGGAACAGCTGGGCATGAAGAATGGCCTACCAAAATGA